The proteins below come from a single Oryzias latipes chromosome 14, ASM223467v1 genomic window:
- the LOC101173804 gene encoding cationic amino acid transporter 3, which translates to MASKLSKFGKMLLRRRALDCSGEETRFARCLSTLDLIALGVGSTLGAGVYVLAGEVAREKAGPAIVLCFLIAALSSMLAGLCYAEFGARVPKTGSAYLYSYVTVGEIWAFITGWNLILSYVIGTASVARAWSSTFDNLVEQKISSFFKGIMEMKVPGKVLAEYPDLFALILVLLLSGLLAFGVSESALVNKIFTGINLVVLGFVIISGFVKGNTANWNLKEEDYITFINATNSTHKPLNVEKDFGVGGFAPFGFTGVLSGAATCFYAFVGFDCIATTSEEAKNPMRSIPIGIVASLLICFFAYFGVSAALTMMMPYYELNTQSPLPVAFSYVGWGPARYIVAFGSLCALSTSLLGSMFPMPRVIYAMAEDGLLFRALSKMSERTKTPVLATIVSGIVAALMAFLFDLGALVDLMSIGTLLAYSLVAICVLILRYQPGTLNSSSQTEKLMDVERIESGDEYGMEMDDKPLRETFTAKLLFSPSGKIPTEISGTIVYITTAVISVFITVLCIILANFLPELLRGHPAVVVPCAILTLLCGVCVVIIWRQPESKEALTFKVPLLPWLPLFSVFVNIYLMMQLDVATWLRFAVWMVIGFAIYFLYGIKNSSENADRSFPRKYELASQNNSPVYKGTPDESNQEAGSL; encoded by the exons ATGGCCAGCAAGCTGTCCAAGTTTGGCAAAATGTTGCTGCGTCGCCGGGCATTAGACTGTTCTGGTGAAGAGACCCGCTTTGCCCGCTGCTTGTCCACTCTGGACCTCATTGCTTTGGGGGTGGGCTCCACGTTGGGCGCCGGCGTTTACGTCCTGGCTGGCGAGGTCGCCCGGGAGAAGGCGGGACCGGCTATTGTCCTCTGCTTCCTCATCGCCGCTCTATCCTCCATGCTGGCTGGTCTGTGCTACGCAGAGTTTGGCGCCCGGGTCCCAAAAACGGGGTCTGCGTACCTCTACAGCTACGTAACAGTCGGGGAAATCTGGGCCTTCATCACAGGGTGGAACCTCATCCTCTCGTATGTAATAG GAACGGCCAGTGTGGCCAGGGCTTGGAGCTCAACCTTTGATAATTTGGTGGAGCAAAAGATCTCAAGCTTCTTCAAAGGCATCATGGAAATGAAGGTCCCGGGAAAGGTGCTGGCAGAGTACCCAGACCTGTTTGCCCTGATCCTTGTCCTCTTACTCTCTG GGCTTCTAGCTTTCGGTGTGAGCGAGTCTGCGCTGGTGAATAAAATCTTCACGGGTATCAATCTGGTGGTCCTGGGATTCGTCATCATCTCTGGCTTTGTGAAGGGGAACACTGCCAACTGGAACCTTAAAGAAGAAGATTACATTACGTTCATAAATGCCACAAACAGCACCCACAAGCCTTTGAA TGTGGAGAAGGACTTTGGTGTGGGCGGTTTTGCTCCGTTTGGCTTCACAGGAGTCTTGTCGGGCGCTGCCACCTGTTTCTATGCCTTTGTGGGCTTTGATTGCATCGCCACAACAA GTGAAGAGGCAAAGAACCCCATGCGCTCTATACCTATCGGCATCGTGGCCTCGCTGCTCATTTGCTTTTTTGCGTACTTTGGGGTGTCCGCTGCCCTGACTATGATGATGCCATACTATGAGCTGAATACCCAGAGTCCTCTGCCTGTAGCCTTCAGCTATGTCGGGTGGGGTCCTGCCAGATACATTGTGGCCTTTGGTTCTCTGTGCGCCCTGTCCACCAG CCTCCTAGGTTCCATGTTCCCAATGCCCCGTGTCATTTATGCGATGGCAGAGGACGGGCTGCTGTTCCGGGCTCTTTCCAAGATGAGTGAACGTACTAAAACCCCCGTCCTGGCAACCATAGTGTCTGGCATCGTTGCAG CTCTGATGGCTTTTCTTTTTGACCTGGGAGCCCTGGTTGACCTCATGTCCATAGGAACTCTGCTAGCGTACTCCCTGGTGGCCATCTGCGTCCTAATTCTCAG GTACCAGCCAGGCACCCTGAACTCATCCAGTCAGACGGAGAAGCTGATGGACGTGGAGAGGATCGAGAGCGGCGACGAGTACGGCATGGAGATGGACGACAAACCCCTGCGAGAGACCTTTACTGCCAAGCTGCTGTTTAGCCCCAGTGGAAAGATTCCAACTGAGATCTCTGGGACCATTGTTTACATTACCACTGCTGTTATTT CTGTTTTCATCACTGTGCTGTGCATCATTCTGGCTAACTTTCTGCCGGAGCTGCTCAGAGGCCATCCGGCAGTGGTAGTCCCCTGCGCCATCCTGACTCTGCTCTGCGGCGTCTGTGTTGTCATCATCTGGAGGCAGCCTGAGAGCAAAGAGGCTCTCACCTTTAAG gTCCCTCTGCTTCCCTGGTTGCctcttttcagtgtttttgtcaACATCTACCTCATGATGCAGTTGGACGTCGCTACATGGCTGCGATTTGCCGTCTGGATGGTCATCG GTTTTGCCATATACTTCCTCTACGGCATCAAAAACAGCAGCGAAAACGCCGACCGCTCGTTCCCACGCAAATACGAGCTCGCTTCACAAAACAACAGCCCCGTTTATAAGGGCACCCCCGATGAGAGCAACCAAGAGGCCGGCAGCCTGTGA
- the LOC101174040 gene encoding ras-related protein Rab-39B gives METIWLYQFRLIVIGDSTVGKSCLIRRFTEGRFAQVSDPTVGVDFFSRLVEIEPGKRIKLQIWDTAGQERFRSITRAYYRNSVGGLLLFDITNRRSFQNVHNWLEEARSHVQPHSIVFLLVGHKCDLEAQRQVTQHEAEKLAGAYGMRYVETSARDAINVEKAFVDLTRDIFELVRNGDIKIQDGWEGVKSGFVPNTVHSSEEVTKGSRQCFC, from the exons ATGGAGACGATATGGCTTTACCAGTTCCGTCTGATTGTGATCGGAGATTCCACGGTGGGAAAGTCCTGCCTGATCCGGAGGTTCACGGAGGGCCGCTTTGCCCAGGTGTCAGACCCCACTGTGGGAGTGGACTTCTTTTCTCGCCTGGTGGAGATTGAACCAGGAAAGAGGATCAAACTGCAGATCTGGGACACTGCAGGACAAGAGAGGTTCAG GTCCATCACCAGGGCCTACTATCGGAACTCCGTTGGGGGTTTGTTGCTTTTTGACATCACAAACCGACGTTCCTTCCAAAACGTCCACAACTGGCTGGAGGAGGCGCGGAGCCACGTCCAGCCGCACAGCATCGTCTTCCTGCTCGTTGGCCACAAGTGTGACCTGGAGGCTCAGCGTCAGGTGACCCAGCACGAGGCAGAGAAGCTGGCGGGGGCTTACGGGATGCGCTACGTGGAGACGTCTGCACGGGACGCCATCAACGTGGAGAAG GCATTTGTGGATCTGACGAGGGACATCTTCGAATTGGTGCGGAATGGTGACATCAAGATCCAGGACGGCTGGGAAGGAGTCAAGAGTGGATTTGTTCCCAACACCGTCCACTCCTCCGAGGAGGTCACCAAGGGCAGCCGGCAGTGCTTCTGCTGA
- the LOC101156599 gene encoding ras-related protein Rab-32-like, whose protein sequence is MQQQEFLFKVLVIGDLGVGKTSIIKRYVHQIFSQHYRATIGVDFVLKVLQWDNDRVVRLQLWDIAGQERYGNMTRVYYREAVGALVVFDVTRASTFDAVLKWKDDLDSKVTLSHGRPVPAVLLANKSDQMASQVPKLDSFCRENGFVGWFGTSAKDNTNIEEAARCLVEHILTNEESPAAERESGSLILSGHTNTTKNHFRCSSCVK, encoded by the exons atgcagcagcaggaatttctgtTCAAAGTTCTGGTCATCGGGGACTTGGGCGTTGGAAAAACGTCCATCATCAAGCGGTATGTCCATCAGATCTTCTCTCAGCACTACAGAGCCACCATCGGGGTTGACTTCGTCCTTAAAGTGCTGCAGTGGGACAATGACAGGGTGGTCCGCCTGCAGCTGTGGGACATAGCAG GACAGGAGCGGTATGGGAACATGACTCGTGTGTACTACAGGGAGGCTGTAGGAGCCCTGGTGGTGTTCGATGTGACCAGGGCCTCCACGTTTGATGCCGTGCTGAAGTGGAAGGACGACCTGGATTCTAAG GTGACTCTGAGCCACGGGAGACCAGTTCCAGCTGTACTCTTAGCCAACAAGTCGGACCAGATGGCTTCCCAGGTGCCCAAACTGGACTCCTTCTGCAGAGAGAACGGCTTTGTGGGCTGGTTTGGGACCTCTGCAAAG gACAACACAAACATCGAAGAAGCAGCACGCTGCTTGGTAGAGCACATTTTGACCAATGAGGAGAGCCCAGCTGCTGAGCGAGAATCCGGCTCCCTCATCCTCTctggacacacaaacaccacaaaaaatcatttcagatgTTCCTCGTGTGTGAAATGA